The Marinilongibacter aquaticus genome has a window encoding:
- a CDS encoding OmpA family protein, which yields MNRAAIPIAILICSLVYCWFWNCYRKPYCEQSEYHVPANLNKPEPTVEESPEMLPDVENMTKEEQEELLFEPLDVYFETGQESISRSPEIDVFIETAKRYLAANPEKKLQLVGHTDSQGSDTTNDPLSVKRAQKMKDFLTANGFNGAQLQVSGKGEREPVASNDSPEGRAKNRRVTINLAE from the coding sequence ATGAACAGAGCGGCCATCCCCATTGCAATTTTGATTTGTTCTCTCGTCTATTGTTGGTTTTGGAATTGCTATCGCAAACCCTATTGTGAGCAAAGCGAATACCATGTTCCGGCCAATTTGAATAAGCCCGAGCCTACTGTGGAAGAATCCCCAGAAATGCTGCCGGATGTAGAAAATATGACTAAGGAAGAGCAAGAAGAGCTGTTGTTCGAGCCTTTGGATGTTTACTTCGAGACGGGCCAAGAAAGCATTTCGCGTAGTCCCGAAATCGATGTTTTTATCGAAACGGCTAAGCGGTACTTGGCGGCGAATCCGGAAAAGAAATTGCAGTTGGTTGGGCATACGGATAGCCAGGGTTCGGATACAACAAACGATCCCTTGTCGGTAAAACGAGCTCAAAAGATGAAGGATTTTCTGACCGCCAATGGCTTCAATGGAGCACAGTTGCAAGTGTCTGGAAAAGGTGAACGAGAGCCGGTGGCATCAAACGATAGCCCCGAAGGACGTGCAAAAAACAGGCGTGTAACCATAAATCTTGCTGAATAA
- the rho gene encoding transcription termination factor Rho — MYQEKDLKNKLLSELKTMAEDLKLDVKGLKKNDIIQKIIDSAPSASTETPTEEKPAKRPRTRKRIVRKDVPTPAAESNDTQELQDDDDDIDLSDLEEEIPDITDEDLGLIDDVEEEDESFKIDPAEKKKRDDYSRDIKRQFNNLVKEFDGLIENEGVLEIMSEGSYGFLRSPDYDYLASPDDIYVSPSQIKLFGLKTGDTIRGTVRPPKDGEKYFALLKVISVNGKTSEEIRDRIPFEYLTPLFPNERINLSTRPEIMSTRVLDLFAPIGKGQRGMIVAQPKTGKTVLLKEIANAIARNHPEIYLIILLIDERPEEVTDMSRSVRAEVVSSTFDETADKHVKVSGMVLEKAKRLTESGHDVVILLDSITRLARAHNTVVPSSGKILSGGVDAKALHRPKRFFGAARNIENGGSLTIIATALIDTGSKMDEVIFEEFKGTGNMELQLDRRLANKRVFPSIDILTSGTRREDLLMTKDELNKVWLIRKYIADMNPLESMEFLLDKMKGTRNNEEFLMTMNR; from the coding sequence ATGTACCAAGAAAAAGACCTAAAAAATAAGCTATTGTCTGAACTCAAGACTATGGCAGAAGACTTGAAGCTAGATGTAAAGGGACTTAAGAAAAATGATATTATTCAGAAAATCATAGATTCGGCTCCAAGTGCCTCCACCGAAACACCAACAGAAGAAAAACCAGCGAAACGTCCACGTACTCGTAAGCGTATTGTAAGAAAAGATGTGCCCACACCAGCTGCGGAATCAAACGACACGCAAGAATTGCAGGATGACGACGACGATATTGACCTTTCTGACCTAGAAGAAGAAATTCCGGATATTACGGATGAAGATTTGGGCTTGATCGACGATGTGGAAGAAGAGGATGAGAGTTTCAAGATCGATCCGGCTGAAAAGAAAAAACGTGACGATTATTCACGCGATATCAAAAGGCAATTCAATAATTTGGTGAAAGAATTCGATGGCCTGATTGAAAATGAAGGCGTGCTCGAAATCATGTCCGAGGGAAGTTACGGCTTCTTGCGTTCGCCGGATTACGATTATTTGGCCAGTCCAGATGACATTTATGTCTCTCCTTCTCAAATCAAGCTTTTTGGCTTGAAAACAGGAGACACGATTCGTGGTACTGTTCGTCCACCGAAAGACGGCGAAAAATACTTTGCCCTTCTTAAAGTGATTTCGGTAAACGGAAAAACTTCCGAAGAAATCAGGGATAGAATTCCTTTCGAATATTTAACGCCGCTTTTCCCGAATGAGCGGATCAATTTGAGTACGCGACCCGAGATAATGTCGACGCGTGTGCTCGATCTTTTTGCCCCGATCGGAAAAGGCCAAAGGGGAATGATTGTGGCACAGCCCAAAACGGGTAAAACCGTGCTGCTGAAGGAGATTGCCAATGCCATTGCCCGCAACCACCCCGAAATTTATTTGATTATATTGCTCATTGATGAGCGTCCGGAAGAGGTAACCGACATGTCACGTTCTGTTCGTGCAGAAGTCGTTTCTTCTACTTTCGACGAGACCGCCGATAAGCACGTGAAAGTATCTGGAATGGTTTTGGAAAAAGCCAAACGTTTGACAGAATCTGGTCACGATGTAGTGATTTTGCTCGATTCGATAACCCGCTTGGCAAGAGCACACAATACCGTGGTGCCCTCGTCGGGTAAAATACTTTCGGGTGGGGTAGATGCCAAAGCTTTGCACCGTCCAAAACGCTTTTTCGGAGCGGCTAGAAACATTGAAAACGGAGGGTCTTTGACGATTATCGCTACGGCTTTGATCGATACGGGATCGAAAATGGACGAAGTGATCTTCGAAGAATTCAAAGGTACGGGAAATATGGAATTGCAATTGGACAGAAGATTGGCCAATAAGCGTGTATTCCCTTCAATTGATATCCTAACTTCGGGCACTCGCCGTGAAGATTTGCTGATGACCAAAGACGAGTTGAACAAAGTGTGGCTTATCAGAAAATACATTGCCGATATGAATCCATTGGAGAGCATGGAGTTTTTGCTCGATAAAATGAAAGGCACGCGAAACAACGAAGAGTTTTTGATGACCATGAACCGATAG
- the dapF gene encoding diaminopimelate epimerase has product MGLKFFKYQGTGNDFIMVDGRQGWAAFDREKIEWLCHRRFGIGADGFIVLEEAEGFDFRMVYYNADGREGSMCGNGGRCTVKFAHDLGIFTEKAKFIAVDGEHEANLKGGVVSLKMTDTGKRELRDGQAFYDTGSPHVVIPVQDIDILDVFKEGGAIRNNVYWTQAGGTNVNFMEDCGQYIKVRTFERGVEDETYSCGTGVTACALESYFIKNQQEIVQIKTKGGELSVRFAVKTDDSFTDIWLNGPAEFVFQGEIEV; this is encoded by the coding sequence ATGGGTTTGAAATTCTTTAAATATCAAGGTACCGGAAACGATTTCATCATGGTCGATGGCCGCCAAGGTTGGGCTGCTTTTGATCGTGAAAAAATCGAATGGCTTTGCCACCGTCGATTTGGGATCGGTGCCGATGGTTTCATCGTCTTGGAAGAAGCCGAAGGCTTTGATTTTAGGATGGTGTATTACAATGCGGATGGGAGAGAAGGCAGCATGTGCGGTAACGGCGGGCGATGCACGGTTAAATTTGCTCACGATTTGGGCATTTTTACTGAGAAGGCCAAGTTTATCGCTGTGGATGGTGAGCACGAAGCCAATTTGAAAGGCGGCGTGGTGTCTTTGAAAATGACGGACACCGGAAAACGCGAGTTGCGTGATGGACAAGCTTTTTATGATACGGGTTCGCCGCATGTAGTCATTCCCGTACAGGACATCGACATCTTGGATGTCTTTAAAGAAGGCGGGGCGATTCGTAACAATGTTTATTGGACACAGGCGGGCGGTACCAACGTCAATTTCATGGAAGATTGCGGTCAGTATATTAAAGTACGGACTTTCGAAAGGGGAGTGGAAGACGAGACATATTCTTGCGGAACAGGGGTGACGGCCTGTGCTTTGGAGAGCTATTTCATTAAAAATCAACAAGAAATCGTTCAAATAAAGACTAAAGGAGGCGAGCTTTCCGTTCGTTTTGCAGTAAAGACCGACGATAGTTTTACCGATATTTGGCTAAATGGCCCAGCCGAGTTTGTGTTTCAAGGAGAAATTGAAGTTTAA
- the rplS gene encoding 50S ribosomal protein L19: MSDLIKEIEQQLAPEKKEFPTFKAGDTVNVHVRIKEGNKERVQVFQGAVIQRKNYGTNGETFTVRKISNGIGVERIFPILSPSIEKIEVLRKGKVRRAKLYYLRNKQGKAAKIKELK; encoded by the coding sequence ATGAGCGATTTAATTAAAGAAATTGAGCAGCAGTTAGCTCCGGAAAAGAAAGAATTCCCAACATTCAAAGCCGGTGATACTGTAAACGTTCACGTGCGAATCAAAGAGGGAAACAAGGAGCGTGTTCAGGTATTTCAAGGTGCTGTAATTCAGCGTAAAAACTACGGTACAAACGGTGAAACGTTCACGGTTAGAAAAATTTCCAACGGTATTGGCGTTGAGAGAATTTTTCCTATATTGTCTCCAAGTATCGAAAAAATCGAAGTTTTGCGTAAGGGTAAGGTAAGACGTGCGAAGCTGTATTACCTACGTAACAAACAAGGCAAAGCTGCGAAGATCAAAGAATTGAAATAA
- the ispE gene encoding 4-(cytidine 5'-diphospho)-2-C-methyl-D-erythritol kinase translates to MRQEKPNMLTFPNAKINIGLNITEKRPDGFHNIESVFYPIPLCDALEALPSHTLTFSQSGMEIAGNKESNLVFRAFELIRPRIKDQMLAKVHLHKVIPMGAGLGGGSADGAFALKLFNSIFQLNLSQKEMEEMAAELGSDCPFFIANKPVFCYDRGIKFKPIELELEGWYIVLVNPNIHISTAEAYAAITPKIAPHNLLESIKRPVEEWKGLIQNDFEEALREKYPILGKIKETLYTKGATYSAMTGSGSTVYGLFREKIAAESLFPDFSTWQFPLPQ, encoded by the coding sequence TTGCGGCAAGAAAAACCGAATATGCTCACTTTCCCAAACGCGAAAATAAATATTGGCCTCAATATCACCGAAAAACGCCCAGACGGCTTTCACAATATCGAGTCCGTTTTTTACCCCATCCCACTTTGCGATGCTCTGGAAGCTTTGCCCAGCCACACGCTTACTTTTTCTCAGAGTGGAATGGAAATCGCAGGAAACAAAGAAAGCAATTTGGTTTTTAGGGCTTTTGAACTGATTCGCCCGCGAATAAAGGATCAAATGCTGGCCAAAGTGCATTTGCACAAGGTGATTCCCATGGGGGCCGGACTGGGCGGCGGATCGGCAGACGGAGCCTTTGCCCTGAAACTTTTCAATTCCATTTTCCAATTGAATCTGAGCCAGAAAGAAATGGAAGAAATGGCTGCTGAATTGGGCAGCGACTGCCCTTTTTTCATCGCCAACAAGCCCGTTTTCTGTTACGATCGAGGTATCAAATTCAAGCCCATCGAACTGGAGCTAGAAGGCTGGTATATTGTTTTGGTCAACCCGAATATCCACATCAGTACAGCCGAGGCCTACGCGGCCATTACGCCCAAGATTGCTCCACACAATCTATTGGAAAGCATAAAAAGGCCTGTAGAAGAATGGAAAGGGCTAATTCAAAATGACTTTGAAGAAGCCCTTCGTGAGAAGTATCCAATTCTTGGTAAAATCAAAGAAACACTCTATACAAAAGGGGCAACTTACAGTGCCATGACCGGCAGCGGTTCTACCGTATATGGCCTATTTCGAGAAAAGATCGCGGCAGAGAGCCTGTTCCCAGACTTCTCTACATGGCAATTCCCATTGCCTCAATAA
- a CDS encoding GLPGLI family protein yields MKFKYWAICLCFMALSSGLKAQNTVGEVEYRYRIFYDKIYASMPFISQHERDRIALSWNNPEGYSQRMRLQFWPDKTMYTFGEPYEVRSYSWRVEDYFVENNLKDKTSLKYMDQLAKTYVVRDSLKTPKWRVMNEIREVLGHMCMKAVTEDTLKSQKITAWFAADIPVPAGPENLFGLPGLILAYDVNDGMLVVEAEKIEFGEPKDLIKLPKKLKGKEVSGEEYLSLKKDYIETSIEAERPWVWELRY; encoded by the coding sequence ATGAAGTTTAAATATTGGGCAATATGCCTGTGTTTTATGGCCTTGTCTTCCGGGTTGAAAGCACAAAATACGGTGGGAGAGGTAGAATACAGGTACCGCATTTTCTACGATAAGATTTACGCCAGTATGCCCTTTATCTCGCAGCACGAACGCGACAGAATTGCCCTCAGCTGGAACAATCCCGAAGGCTACAGCCAAAGGATGAGGTTGCAATTTTGGCCGGATAAGACGATGTACACTTTCGGAGAGCCCTACGAAGTCCGCAGTTATTCTTGGCGAGTGGAAGACTATTTCGTGGAAAATAATTTAAAGGATAAAACTTCTTTAAAATACATGGATCAACTGGCGAAAACCTATGTGGTGCGAGACAGCTTGAAAACGCCGAAATGGAGAGTGATGAATGAAATTAGAGAGGTTTTGGGGCATATGTGTATGAAAGCCGTAACTGAAGATACGCTGAAAAGCCAGAAAATCACGGCTTGGTTTGCGGCCGATATCCCAGTTCCAGCCGGTCCGGAAAATTTGTTTGGTCTGCCCGGCTTGATTTTGGCCTACGATGTAAACGATGGGATGCTCGTTGTAGAAGCTGAAAAAATTGAATTTGGCGAACCAAAAGACTTGATAAAATTGCCAAAGAAATTGAAAGGCAAAGAGGTGAGTGGCGAAGAGTATTTAAGTCTTAAGAAAGACTATATTGAAACTTCCATTGAGGCCGAGAGGCCTTGGGTTTGGGAATTGCGTTATTGA
- a CDS encoding TonB-dependent receptor, producing MKIQIYLFFLLITFASQAQQKITIHGIVKDTADSPLSYTSVLLLAPKDSALIAYTLSDDKGAYQFKNVAKQPLLIKATFMGYLPYQQELVMPENDNLEVETMHLNPISQELYEVVVKTAKAPLSMRGDTIEYDASKFKVPPGATLEELLRKLPGVRVDKDGNVIAQGQQVQKVTVDGRRFFGGNTKMATQNLNAESVSKVQIFDDKSEQAKLTGVDDGVKEKTLNVELKEEAKKGAFGKITAASGTDNRWTASGSFNKFDKVNQFSLIGYGNNVNQSGLSWDDREEFMGSNSFRWGDGGDFGFSGGGMVFVYFNGGDNEESFNIPFNDLSSGYSNNQAAGINYNYLKGKKDFSSSYFFSRSNQTLDNLNSRTNFLQDGSSFTSTDDNVQDNIAGHHRVNLRFQNELDSTNTITITGKGRYSNLTTDLQSHQELIRSTMEQSSMDRQNGTDKWSVALQGTAIYRKKFKKSGRVFAASVSDTWSKADLEGTQKAVVDLLNSTDPNSYFRNLDQLNTSLNGSNLIKSSMMFVEPIKKMFFWESFYNFSQTKSEIDRQVYDRQGGEGDNLNENLSRFFDNTITYNRLGTSVRYANKGSNLSLGVAAAQYNLKGQFSVQRESSLLGTVDKQYLNFTPNVSFWKSMKGNKRVGANYGMGITPPSMTNLQPYKDISNPLYVREGNPDLQPEVTHTFSVNTGMYNPVTFVNFHVNLQMTYYESQIVQNQSIDPETLVTTYKAGNVKGGQKFTPYLGFGFPIVKTKLSAYLSGGPSYTKSIALINDQETETSTFAHNYRANLDFTPVDWISLYVGGNFGLNTTKYKQNPSQNQEILNIGAFTNMNLKLPKDFYFDAKFNYTRFENERFGFDRKVPILNLFAYKLLGKAKKWELRLSAYDVFKQNKTINQFAGQNYVTQSQTRTLSRYFLLGITYNMKGVEVKKRR from the coding sequence ATGAAAATACAAATTTACCTCTTTTTTCTACTGATCACCTTCGCCTCTCAAGCCCAGCAAAAAATTACCATTCATGGAATCGTGAAAGACACGGCAGACAGCCCTTTATCTTATACGTCGGTACTTTTGCTGGCCCCCAAAGACTCCGCTTTGATAGCCTATACGCTTTCGGACGATAAAGGAGCTTACCAATTCAAAAATGTGGCCAAACAACCCTTGCTCATCAAGGCCACGTTTATGGGTTACTTGCCCTATCAGCAAGAACTTGTGATGCCCGAAAATGATAATTTGGAAGTGGAAACCATGCATTTGAATCCAATCTCTCAGGAACTTTACGAAGTGGTGGTGAAAACAGCCAAAGCTCCTTTGAGCATGCGGGGTGATACAATAGAGTACGATGCCTCGAAATTCAAGGTACCGCCCGGTGCTACATTGGAAGAATTGCTGCGAAAGCTGCCCGGGGTGCGGGTAGATAAAGACGGGAATGTGATTGCTCAGGGGCAACAGGTGCAAAAAGTGACCGTAGACGGTCGTCGTTTTTTTGGAGGAAACACCAAAATGGCCACCCAAAACCTGAATGCCGAATCGGTAAGTAAAGTACAAATTTTTGACGATAAATCGGAGCAGGCAAAACTGACCGGTGTGGATGATGGTGTGAAGGAGAAAACCTTGAATGTAGAATTGAAAGAGGAGGCTAAGAAAGGGGCTTTTGGGAAAATTACTGCGGCCTCGGGTACGGATAATCGATGGACTGCCAGCGGTTCTTTCAACAAATTCGACAAAGTAAATCAGTTTTCATTGATCGGTTACGGCAACAATGTGAATCAATCTGGGCTGAGTTGGGATGATCGCGAGGAATTTATGGGTAGCAATTCGTTCCGTTGGGGCGATGGTGGCGATTTCGGTTTCAGCGGTGGTGGAATGGTCTTTGTGTATTTCAACGGCGGCGATAACGAAGAGTCTTTCAATATTCCTTTTAACGACCTCAGTTCGGGTTATTCGAACAATCAGGCGGCAGGGATAAACTACAATTACCTGAAAGGGAAAAAGGATTTCAGCAGCAGCTATTTCTTTAGCCGGAGCAACCAAACTTTAGACAATTTGAATAGCCGCACAAACTTTCTGCAAGATGGAAGTTCGTTTACTTCGACCGACGACAACGTGCAAGACAATATTGCCGGGCATCATCGTGTGAATTTGCGTTTTCAGAATGAGCTGGACAGTACAAACACCATTACAATTACTGGAAAGGGGCGTTACAGTAATCTTACAACGGATTTGCAAAGTCATCAAGAGCTGATTAGGAGTACAATGGAACAGAGCAGCATGGACCGACAAAATGGTACAGATAAATGGTCTGTGGCCCTTCAGGGTACGGCCATCTACCGAAAAAAATTCAAGAAAAGCGGGCGGGTTTTTGCGGCCAGTGTAAGCGATACGTGGAGCAAAGCCGATTTGGAAGGTACGCAAAAAGCGGTGGTGGATTTGCTGAATTCTACAGATCCCAATTCTTATTTCAGAAACCTCGATCAGCTGAATACTTCACTGAACGGTTCAAACTTGATCAAATCGAGCATGATGTTTGTCGAACCGATCAAAAAAATGTTTTTCTGGGAGAGTTTTTACAATTTCAGTCAAACGAAAAGTGAAATTGACCGACAAGTGTACGATCGCCAAGGTGGAGAAGGAGACAATTTGAACGAAAATTTGAGCCGATTTTTCGATAATACAATTACGTACAACAGGCTGGGCACTAGCGTGCGGTATGCCAATAAAGGTTCGAATTTGAGCTTGGGTGTGGCCGCAGCTCAGTATAATCTCAAAGGGCAATTTTCGGTGCAGCGAGAATCCTCACTTCTGGGCACCGTAGACAAACAATACCTGAATTTTACGCCGAATGTTTCTTTTTGGAAAAGTATGAAAGGAAACAAGCGTGTGGGGGCGAATTACGGCATGGGCATAACCCCACCGAGTATGACCAATTTGCAGCCTTATAAAGACATTTCGAACCCCTTGTATGTGCGTGAGGGAAATCCTGATTTGCAACCTGAAGTGACGCACACTTTCAGCGTGAACACGGGAATGTACAACCCCGTGACTTTTGTGAATTTCCATGTGAATTTGCAAATGACTTATTACGAAAGCCAGATTGTGCAGAACCAAAGCATAGATCCAGAAACCTTGGTGACCACTTACAAAGCGGGGAATGTGAAAGGTGGTCAAAAATTTACGCCGTATTTGGGTTTTGGGTTCCCGATCGTAAAAACAAAGCTTTCGGCCTATTTGAGTGGGGGGCCTTCTTACACGAAAAGCATAGCCTTGATCAACGATCAGGAAACGGAAACCAGCACTTTTGCCCACAATTACCGAGCAAATTTAGATTTTACACCTGTCGATTGGATAAGCTTGTATGTCGGTGGAAATTTTGGATTGAATACGACCAAATACAAGCAGAACCCTTCGCAGAATCAGGAGATACTCAATATCGGAGCATTTACCAATATGAATTTGAAATTGCCGAAGGATTTTTATTTCGATGCCAAATTTAATTACACGCGATTTGAGAACGAGCGATTTGGCTTCGATAGAAAAGTGCCGATTCTAAACCTGTTTGCCTATAAATTATTGGGGAAAGCCAAGAAATGGGAGCTGCGTTTGTCGGCCTACGATGTGTTCAAGCAAAACAAGACCATCAATCAGTTTGCGGGACAGAACTATGTGACGCAAAGCCAAACGCGTACTTTGTCTCGCTACTTCCTTTTGGGCATTACCTATAACATGAAAGGGGTAGAAGTGAAAAAGAGGCGTTGA
- the recO gene encoding DNA repair protein RecO, translated as MLHKTKGLVLHYLPYRETSIIVRIYTEKFGLQSYIENGVRSARGKNKIALFQPMSLLDLVVYHSEKKDLHRLSEVKCSAPLQSIPFDVRKSSISIFINEVLNKTLHEQSENEALFFFLYKSILTLDHQLEHFENFHLHFLAQYSGYLGFAPQNATEIETQFREFAVNIPIEEDTKLALNTLFKANFDTHMPISKHFRAHILEILVAFYRLHVEHFGDLKSLSVLKAVFS; from the coding sequence ATGTTACACAAAACCAAAGGCCTCGTACTGCACTACTTACCTTATCGAGAGACTTCAATTATTGTGCGGATATATACCGAGAAATTTGGTTTGCAAAGCTATATCGAAAACGGGGTTCGCTCGGCCAGAGGCAAAAACAAGATTGCACTTTTCCAACCCATGAGCCTGCTCGATCTTGTGGTTTATCATAGCGAAAAAAAGGATTTACACAGGCTCTCGGAAGTCAAATGCAGTGCCCCGCTTCAATCTATCCCCTTCGATGTACGGAAATCGAGCATTTCGATATTCATCAATGAAGTTTTGAACAAAACACTGCATGAGCAAAGCGAAAACGAAGCCCTGTTCTTTTTCCTTTACAAATCCATACTTACGCTCGACCATCAACTCGAACATTTCGAGAATTTCCATCTGCATTTTCTGGCACAGTATTCGGGTTATCTGGGTTTTGCTCCGCAAAATGCGACCGAAATCGAAACGCAATTCCGAGAATTTGCAGTGAATATCCCGATCGAAGAGGATACAAAATTGGCCCTAAACACTTTGTTCAAGGCCAACTTTGACACACATATGCCTATTTCTAAACATTTCAGAGCACACATTCTGGAAATCCTCGTGGCCTTCTACCGGCTTCATGTCGAGCATTTCGGCGACCTGAAATCACTTTCGGTTTTGAAAGCCGTTTTCAGTTAA
- a CDS encoding PhoX family protein, which translates to MKSLAFSIALFLLALNSHAQTIDRFVSLNDSLQDADFKLAKSHAFQYIVEKGQTLHDASVVQGNFDFTGFVPINGSSRSGYLSINHEFYPIGGVDILRVELDTVYQSWRFVDSWKVDFSVVNGTANNCSGAVTPWGHVVTCEERQTEDINGDGYRDTGWCIEIDPETHAVVDYPGGLVGGDKIWSMGNFRHENMVVHPNLRTVYEAEDDGTGNIYKFVADQEMDFSSGKLYVYVGSKSGSGNWVKLHNDTPYQQNRTVAQADSVGATNFAGCEDIDVSPLDSTVYVSVKGEDCVYRFHDDDPLGGGTVSNFGVFVGQMNYDVETDNGTETVSWGTGNDNLTFDDLGNLWVLQDGSHNNVWVVAPDHTQAEPKVRIFCRAPAGAEPTGMTFTPDFRYMFMSIQHPSGSNSSSVQDDAFQDPRSFDKDVALAIARKEFLGNCHKELILDYTPVQAGLYASAERTEAKAALPSVLHFQLQSGGQVLLEPGFATGSGGVFKADISPCSPKKVP; encoded by the coding sequence ATGAAGTCACTGGCCTTTTCGATTGCCCTTTTTCTGTTGGCTCTAAACAGCCATGCTCAGACGATAGATCGGTTTGTTTCCTTGAACGATTCTCTTCAGGATGCGGACTTCAAATTGGCCAAGAGCCATGCATTTCAATATATAGTGGAGAAAGGGCAAACCTTGCACGACGCTTCGGTAGTGCAAGGCAATTTTGATTTTACGGGTTTTGTACCAATCAACGGCAGCAGCCGGTCGGGTTATTTGTCCATAAATCATGAATTTTATCCGATAGGAGGTGTCGATATTTTACGCGTAGAATTGGATACCGTATATCAATCTTGGCGTTTTGTCGACAGTTGGAAAGTCGATTTTTCAGTCGTGAACGGTACCGCGAACAATTGTTCGGGAGCGGTTACACCTTGGGGTCATGTGGTGACTTGCGAAGAAAGGCAAACCGAAGACATCAATGGCGACGGCTACCGCGATACAGGCTGGTGCATTGAAATCGATCCCGAGACACATGCGGTTGTGGATTACCCCGGTGGTTTAGTGGGCGGAGATAAAATCTGGAGCATGGGGAATTTCAGGCATGAAAACATGGTCGTGCATCCCAACTTACGGACAGTTTACGAAGCCGAAGACGATGGCACGGGTAATATTTATAAGTTTGTGGCCGATCAAGAAATGGACTTTTCTTCTGGTAAATTATATGTATACGTTGGTTCGAAAAGTGGTTCAGGGAATTGGGTAAAGCTACACAACGACACACCCTATCAACAAAACAGGACTGTGGCACAAGCCGACTCGGTTGGGGCAACTAATTTTGCCGGTTGCGAAGATATAGACGTCAGCCCGTTGGACAGCACGGTTTATGTTTCGGTAAAAGGGGAAGATTGTGTGTACCGTTTTCACGATGACGATCCGTTGGGTGGAGGAACCGTGAGCAACTTTGGTGTTTTCGTTGGCCAAATGAATTATGACGTGGAGACAGACAACGGGACAGAAACGGTTTCTTGGGGTACCGGAAACGACAATTTGACTTTCGACGATTTGGGGAATCTTTGGGTTTTGCAAGATGGTAGTCACAACAACGTATGGGTGGTGGCCCCAGATCACACGCAAGCCGAACCGAAAGTCCGCATTTTTTGCAGGGCTCCTGCAGGTGCAGAACCCACGGGCATGACTTTCACGCCCGATTTTCGCTACATGTTTATGTCCATTCAGCACCCTTCGGGGAGCAATTCGAGCAGCGTGCAAGACGACGCCTTTCAAGATCCACGATCCTTCGATAAGGATGTGGCTTTGGCAATCGCTCGAAAGGAGTTTTTGGGGAATTGCCATAAAGAGCTTATACTCGATTATACGCCTGTGCAAGCCGGACTTTATGCGAGTGCTGAGCGTACCGAGGCCAAAGCTGCTTTGCCTTCGGTTTTGCATTTTCAATTGCAGTCGGGCGGGCAGGTTCTCCTCGAACCCGGTTTTGCCACAGGCAGTGGCGGAGTTTTCAAGGCCGATATTTCGCCCTGTAGTCCAAAAAAAGTGCCTTAG